One Glycine max cultivar Williams 82 chromosome 8, Glycine_max_v4.0, whole genome shotgun sequence genomic window, tttaaagcaacaaaatatttataattaatattattttaaaaatcgttATTAATGATAGCATGAATAGTTAATAatctatacaaaattatttaaaataagattaaattatttaatatacttGCGACATAGTATatggttaattaaattttaacatttttacttatcttaaaagagtttatcaaaatttaaaaggttaaaattatatttgtgatCTACTATATCATAAggaagattaattaattttgttttactttaaataattttgtaaggaTTTTTATTAACTATTCATTTTATAATGTCAATCAGATTATTAATAAGatttacaacaacaaaaaattaacataaataatattttaataattatgaatGCGTACTTTGGACAAACTTCAGCAATTTAACACATAATGAATCTATTTAATAAATGTACACGTGACTGTCATACTTCACTTCATAAGTGTCAGTGGGTTACTAAACAGTACACATATAACTGTCTTATCATGTATATAGTGAAGACTGTTAATCATTTGAGGTTTTTTCTTTCCCCTGATCTTATATTAATGCAGAATGAACTTGAATTCAGATTATTAACATTGCAATTTCTTCACTCATCTTcgcaaaattattttcttagaaACTTTAAATAAGAAGTACCAGCAAAAGTTATTGATAGCTGGAACAAATATGTGATAGTAAATGCAACTATTTCTCTGATTTTATTCTTGTATGAATGATGCTAGCCTGGATCAAAATCCAAATCTATGTGAATCTGATCCATGCATCCAGCAGACAAATAACAAGCAGCCAGATGGTGATCAAcagaagaacaaaaataatatagttatcCCGGTAGTATCATCAGTTGCTGGGGTTTTGGTGCTCCTAATAATTGTAGCAGCAGCTATAATCTGTGGCCTTAAAAGGAAAAAACCACAAGGTAAAGCAGTTGCTAACTACCTTTTTTGGTTTGTTTCCATGTTCTGATTTCATTATACTTTGTAAAAAACTAAAACCTATATCCATGTAATTAGCATCTGATGTGAACATTTATGTTGAGACCAACACTCCAAATGGATCACAATTTGCATCCAAGCAACGGCAATATACATTCAATGAGCTTGTTAAGATCACCAACGACTTTACCAGAATTCTTGGTAGAGGTGGATTTGGAAAAGTTTATCATGGATTTATTGATGACACTCAAGTAGCTGTAAAGATGCTTTCTCCGTCAGCAGTACGAGGATATGAACAATTCCTAGCAGAGGCAAGTGGTTATTACTTGCACCAAAATTTCTGAGTGAACTCAACCAAATTCATGACATAAAAGTGGCTATTAAATTGCAGGTTAAACTTCTGATGAGAGTTCATCATAGAAATCTGACTTCTCTTGTTGGGTATTGCAATGAAGAAAACAACATAGGGCTCATCTATGAATATATGGCAAATGGAAACTTGGATGAAATTGTTTCAGGTATGCTTATGCAAGTTCAAAACCttattctttttcattcaaTCAACTTACCCCCAAAAGCTTTCATGAGTACTAAACATTATTGATTTGGTTTTGCAGGAAAAAGTAGTAGGGCAAAGTTCTTGACATGGGAAGACAGACTCCAAATAGCATTGGATGCAGCCCAAGGTTAGAAAGGAAACTAAATATGTAAATTTctccatcaatttttttattcttcccaTCTATTTGTGTTGAGAATTTGATATGATGGCATTAGGACTGGAATATCTGCATAACGGTTGTAAGCCACCAATAATCCACAGAGATGTGAAATgtgcaaatattttattaaatgaaaacttCCAAGCAAAATTGGCTGATTTTGGGCTATCCAAAAGCTTTCCCACAGATGGGGGATCTTATATGTCCACTGTTGTTGCTGGAACTCCCGGTTATTTGGATCCCGAGTAAGtatttcaattataatatatgGTTATGTATCATTTTTGTTGGAAAAATATTCTAGACATACTAAGAAACATAACTCAAGAGTCAAGACAAAATTTAGATACTTTTCTTAACTGTGGTTGGTACTGCTCTCCAATCAGAATTGAAGTTTTACCCTGGTAATCTATGTAATCCTTCAATGCATACCTTCATTACGTGATTACTCAACACCTAAGGAAGtgtatctaagttttgttcaaacattaattttcaatcgaaaaattatgaatgagaaatgaattaaaatatatgatctGGCTGGCAGGTACAGCATATCAAGCAGATTGACAGAGAAAAGTGATGTTTACAGCTTCGGAGTTGTTCTTTTGGAGATGGTCACAGGTCAGCCAGCTATTGCAAAAACACCTGATAAGACTCACATAAGTCAGTGGGTTAAATCCATGCTTTCCAATGgggatataaaaaatattgctgACTCAAGGTTTAAGGAAGATTTTGACACTAGCTCAGTCTGGAGAATTGTTGAAATCGGAATGGCTTCTGTGTCCATTANNNNNNNNNNNNNNNNNNNNNNNNNNNNNNNNNNNNNNNNNNNNNNNNNNNNNNNNNNNNNNNNNNNNNNNNNNNNNNNNNNNNNNNNNNNNNNNNNNNNGAAAATATAGTGGTCGTGACACTGAAAACAGTGACTCAATTGAGTTGGTCACTCTGAATTTCACAACTGAACTTGGTCCCCCAGCTAGGTAATACATTCACTGATACCAAAAAAATGTTCCTGAAAGCAGTGGTGTGTTTCAATTTCTGTTTGCTGTACCTGAATTTATTGCAGTTTTGCATGCTCAATTCTTGTAGTCTTTTATTCAATGGATTAATTTTTCTGCTATTTTATTCTGATGTTCTGTAACCAAGCATAAGCAACTGTACTATGATCATGTTATACgttatacatatttttaggaagataaaaaaaatatggttcCTCAGTCATATTTATACTTTATCTTCCTAATATCTCATCcttaaagaaaaaatgtgtatagattagttagaataaaaaaatccaattaatatgattaaaaaaaaacatgctggTTTGTGAGCTTCAATTCAACCGACCATTAAtccatatatttaattaattattcatcacaataatatgaaaaatgatttaaaaattccGATGGTTTGTGAGCTTCAACGCAACCGATTGGGAAGTTATAAAGAACTTAAAGTTTTCGTCAATTTTAATAGTATCATGATAAAGTattcatttattgttttgtatatagagaaaagagaaaagagaaaaaataatatactaacAATAAACACTTTTATATgtcattcaattataatttatcatgataaaattaattaatttttaaaataattattttaaaataattcagatGATGATATATGATtggatgataatgtaaaattgttttataaaatactagataaaaatattaggaaattcaaatgcattaaaaatgagttttttaaatacacctaaaaaataattagaaccactttaatttaaattaaacacaGTCAAACTGTTAAAGCTCATGAACATGCACTTAACGCTTCGATCGGGACAAACTTATTTCCGGCAAAGGGTTGTCTAGATAGTTTGATGAATGTAGCTCAAAATAagtcataaaatattatttgaaagcgaacaaattaaaacaaaaattatttacgttcagctaaattataaaatgtaaaaagaggaataagtcataaataaacaataaaaattaatatttgtctaaAACATGATACTCTCAAGACCGGTCCCGAGACCGATCTTTGGTGTCATGAGTAAAAATTACGCattcataattattaaaatattatttatcttgattttttttgttgtaaatcTTATTAATAATCTGATTGACATTATAAAATGAATAGTTGATAAAAAtccttacaaaattatttaaagtaaaacaaaattaattaatcttccTTATGATATAGTAGatcacaaatataattttaaccttttaaattttgataaacacTTTTAAGAtaagtaaaatttttaaaatttaactaatcATATACTATGTCGTaagtatattaaataatttaatcttgttttaaataattttgtatagattattaattattcatgctatcattaataacaatttttaaaataatattaattatcaatattttgttgctttaaataattttgattgattacggatgaattattaataaattttacaataaaacattttaaggcggataatatttcaataattatgaCGACTGTGTAAAAAAACATCTCCAATGTCTTGGAAAGACAAGCCAATTTAGCAGCCTCGTACATATTGGGTTTGGCTTTAGTGATAATCACATGAGCTAAATGATCGGACAGCTAGAAAAAGTAATCTTCCATCTCCATGTTCTTGTGGGGTGTAGCAAACGGAGATAATAAAAGAAAGTGGACTCTTATGAGGAAACAAGAGAACAAGAAGAACTTCaggaatgaaaataattaatggaaGAGACTAAATATAAAAACAGACTTATAAAAACATCATCTACTATCTTTTGCCAAAATTTGTCTTCTTTTGCAACAAAGAACACACAATATAATCACTGCAATTCATCTTTACATAATGTTTGATTTGACACCAACAATATTTTGGGAAATAAtgactatgtgtgtgtgtgcacgTGTAAAAAAGCAAATTTTATGAAAGAATATTTTCAGAAATGTTGTTTCTACCCATCAATACCAATGATGTTCCATTCAccataagttttttaaaaccatGTAAATATActaatcattcaaaattaatatacatTATCAAAATTAACAGCAACacataaaatagtaaaaagttATTCATATTCACAAAACTTATCTATAAAACTCAATCcctaaagataaaaatgatcattttttcaAGAACATTACACATATCACAACCAATATCAGTAACCGTGTTACTAAAAAAATGTGTTCCACCACAAACGTTCGAGACAAAAATGATGCAGAAAAAAGTCACAGCAAAAAAGCGGAATCGTagaaaagaaagacaaataataataataataataataataataataataatagagaaGAGACATCATATTTGGCCCGTTGGGACAGCACAATTGAAGACTTTCATAGTCACTATATAATTATGAAAATCCACAATGAGgaataatatttgaaaacagaAATTATGACATGGCTAAGCTGTGGTTAGATCAAAAGCAAAGTTGCTGTGTATGTAAAATAATTCCAAAGAAAAGACAACCGATAGATTGAAAAGCACAGTATTCTTTccaaaccaatgttaacaataATTGCAAATTATGATAGTATTTCCATATTACAAAGAATCTGACTAACCTTTGTAGGAATTGCATAATGTAGGCAAGTAATTTTAATGAGGAAGCTTTCACTTTGTCGTTTGGTTTCTGTCCAGAGCACCCCTTCAAACTTGGAACTCTAGAACTTAAATAATCCCCAAGATTTATATGCTTCAATACTTGCCCTGAAGACAATTGATGTTGAACAAAAATTAACGGAGGGCAATTTCATGAATAAAGTAGTAGTTCAAAAAAAGAAGGATCATATTAAAAgagcaaaaaaagaaggaaaaaacacaaaaaaggaCATACTTCCAAAAAGCTTCTCAGTGGCTTTGACCACCACTTGAGAACTCCTGTCAAGAGGAACATTTATATGCTGAAAACAATCATCAGCTATAACTATTTGCCGAGGACTGCGTTGCATTACAAATGGTGCTTGTAAAAGTATATGGCCAACACGGCCCAATATATTGGGATCCTTTGGAAACCAACCTAAAAAAGGGAATTTCAGAGTTAAAAGAATTGAAAAGGCAGCAGATGGTGCAACAATAACATCCATATACAAAAACTAAGACACAACCAGGATCTATACAAAAATGTTTGaatgtaaaacaattttaagagAACATCTATTTTTACTCTTCATAGAGTGTATTTGGATTagcttaattttttcaaaattataattaagatcTTACTGAGAAattctcaaaaaagaaaaaggcccTAAATAATAAGCAAATTGAAATATActaatcattcaaaattaatatacattctcaaagttgacagcaacacataaaataataaaaagttattcaTATTTACAAAACTTATCCATAAAACTTGACCCCTAAAGacaaaaatgatcatttttttcaagaatATTACACATATCATAACCAATATCAGTAACtgtgttaataaaaaatgtgttctCAATTTTGTAACATAATTCAATTTGGAAACAGTGTAATAGAACTTTATGTATTTATggtaataaattgaaattatatttattttggttctttaaattttaattaaattattgtcCATTTTCAAACCCGATTTAACATGATATAGAGAATTATGACCTAAACAAAatctgaaaaaaatttattatcctAAAACAATTATCTTAGTtctgtccattttcaaatcacatttattatcctaaaaaaaataattgtcttagttaatttatttttacccgAGCAATTATCTTAGTTAATGACATGTGCAACTAGTAGTATAACATTATATTACTAATTTACTTTATAGCCAGGGTATGATACCAGGAGAATTTTGGTCTCCCTGCATGTTatgattgaaaacaaaattagatTTTAGAGACATAACTGAAAAGATCTTGTCTATACAGAAAGTATAAATTAGATAATACAGTATAAAGGCATAAAGTATTTTAAGACAAAAGCAAGAAACATGACAAAGGGCTTCTTGAAGTAATCCTACTTTCTCAAATAAGTACATGCATATGCTAGAAGCTTCTAATAAATTCTAATTCAACATCAGCCCAGCTTAATAATCCATAGTTAAATGAGAAAAACTGACCTTCAGATAGCGAAGAAATTGCAATTCTTCAGGGATCAGGAAAAGCAAAGCATTTCCTTTCCCACCTTCACCACGAGCTATTCTACCAACCCTGTGAATATATTCCTGGTagcagtataaaaaaatatgacaaagtaCATCAACGTATAAGACTTCTAAGAAGCAATTGAAAAGGGGTGTTGATTGATAAATAGAAGAATTGAAAAGTACATTTGGTTCATCAGGTGGATCATACTGCACAATCCAGTCCTACAGCACAAATAAGgagaaaaataaacagaaatcTTATATGTTTAATGATTTTCAATCAATAGAACAGAATGCCGCATAAGCACATAGTTCATTCAAGTGTTGTTAAATGTTTTACCATTAGTATTAGTATagaaaaccaaattaaattttcaagaatcaaaatagGACAGAATTTTGATGCAGAAGAAAGCCACAACAAAGAAGCGGAATCGCAGAGAAGAaagatgaataataataataataataataataataataataataataataataataataataataaagaagagGCATCATAAATCTAAAAGAGGGGTTCTGCATAATCATTGATACTGAGCATTACTCTGTGTTTCGCTTGCACCCTTCTAAACCTTCTGGAGGTATGGTTGCTCCCTCTCTGCAATTAAACAGTTCTCAGCAACAAAACATGTAAACAACACTTTCCACGTAACCAAATTGCATCGAACCCCCACACCTTCTcattaattcaataaaaataacattgttgGGTTACACAAAAAGTTCCCAGATTGCAAAAAACGGATACAAAATCAGAAAGAAACACAGAATTGGGGTGGTGAGACCCATAAttaaaagagacaaaaattgatataaatcaagagaagttgttgaattaaatgaaaaaaggatAAAGCGAAAGGAATTGAGAGAAACTAACAGAGTCCCAATGATTGCGGTGTTTACGTTGTAGGGGAGGGATGAAATGGAAGAGTGCGGCCCTGAGAAAGGAATGgagattaataataataataacaataattaatcaaaacaaaaaaaaataacaaaaattaagagaGAGTACAAAGAAGACATGTGTTCATtcaaaacttcatttttttgccCCACTAAACAaagcaataattaattttctgctcttacttaaaaaaaaattgagatttaaGGGTAAAAATTTTGAATCTCAAGTACCCGTGAatccattttagttttttttttcttgttgcaaaaaaattgaaactttaagGGTAAAAATGTTGAATCTCAAGTATCCATGAAGATTGGAAGTTGCAAACCTTTGCTGATGTGCAGAAATATGAGTCAATGTCAGTATGCTGGATACTTCCTCGCGGGTGACGTTGCAAAACCATGGAGCAGCGAAAACTACTTTAACTTGGagcaacaaaaccaacaaaataatgaagaaaagaGCATTCAATAGCAAAAGAACATTCAATATGCAAGATCAGTGTTACTACCAAAAGGaagcaaacatgcataacagcaaagcaaaaaaaaaacttgtttgctAGATGTTTCTTCATCGTCGCATTGCACAATCACCAAGCTGAAGAAAACTGAAGAAGGAAGAGATGGGTTTTCTCAATAGGAAAAGAACATTCAATAGGCAAGATCAGTGTTACTTCCAACAGgaaacaaacatgcataacaacaaagcaaaaaaaaaacctttcctGCTGTATCCTTCTTCGCGGTCACATTGCATTACCACCAAACTGAAGAAAACTGGAGAAGAAAAAGATGGGTTTTCTCTGCAAGTATGAacgaaacaaaaacaaaaccacAAAATGGAAAACCTCAGTAGCTGGAAACTcaacagaaaataaaagcaaaaattgCAAGTGAGGATGCAAAACACGAACcacaaaaacaaagaagaaagaaaccaAACGAAGTAAGCAAGTTGGTGAAGATGGAAGAGATGAAAGCAGGTTTCAAGACAGGAGAAGACTACAGAAGAAGACACGTGCAATAATACGTGGAGCAACCAACAGAGGTGAAAGTGTGATGCGAAAATGcccaaaaaactaataaattggACACATGTCAACAGCTGGAACATGAACACAATAGCCTTTTCCATATACATCTCATTTATAAGACTTAGTATAGATATGACTTTAGCTAAGCGAAACAactttaattaaatacaaatgcAGAAGTTGTCAACAGTCATATAAACACTCAAAGCAAACAACTAAATGGGCCTGCAACATAAGATGTGAGTTCAGTGCAATaggatgaaataaaaaatatactttacaAAAAAGTACAGTATGATTATTGGAATTACTATAACTCATAGATCCAATCTTGAACTGAAGCTTTACTCACAATGGCACTTTATTACATAGGGGCAGCAAGATGCCAAGAAGCTAAGGGAGGGAGAAGACCACAACATGTTGTGACCCCTTGGCAATAAGGAATATGGATTTTCC contains:
- the LOC100776284 gene encoding probable LRR receptor-like serine/threonine-protein kinase At1g51880; the protein is MEMEYYFFELSDHLAHVIITKAKPNMYEAAKLACLSKTLEILDQNPNLCESDPCIQQTNNKQPDGDQQKNKNNIVIPVVSSVAGVLVLLIIVAAAIICGLKRKKPQASDVNIYVETNTPNGSQFASKQRQYTFNELVKITNDFTRILGRGGFGKVYHGFIDDTQVAVKMLSPSAVRGYEQFLAEVKLLMRVHHRNLTSLVGYCNEENNIGLIYEYMANGNLDEIVSGKSSRAKFLTWEDRLQIALDAAQGLEYLHNGCKPPIIHRDVKCANILLNENFQAKLADFGLSKSFPTDGGSYMSTVVAGTPGYLDPEYSISSRLTEKSDVYSFGVVLLEMVTGQPAIAKTPDKTHISQWVKSMLSNGDIKNIADSRFKEDFDTSSVWRIVEIGMASVGRDTENSDSIELVTLNFTTELGPPAR